The window GGGCGTTCTCCACCGAGACGCCATCGCACTTGGCGCGGGCGGTGTCACGTGCGTAGTCGAGAAACGTGGTGAGCTGGGTGCGCTCGTCCCACGCGGGCGGCGTGTCGTCGATTCTGGTCATCGCGCGAAGCGTCCCCGATCACGCGACCGATGTCGAAGTATTTTTCGACGGGCCCAACCTGTTCCACCTAGCTCCTTGTCCGGCGGGTCGCTACAGCGATTCAGCGCCGGTGGGCCGCCCGGCATGATCCGCCGGACAGGCCCTAGGCTCGCGCCATGTCTATCGATCTCGGTTTCACATGCTCCTCCTGCGGCGAACAGCACGCAGACCTTCCCATGGCCTACTCTGCCATGGCTCCTGACGACTGGGACCCCAGCTTCGAAAGTGATCCGGACAGCATGTTGTCGTCCGACCAGTGTGTGATCAAGGGCCAGCACTTCTTCGTCAGAGGGATGATCGAGATACCGGTGATCGGCAGCCAGGACGTCTTCTCGTGGGGCGTCTGGGTCTCTCTGAGCAGGGACAATTTCGCCCGTGCTCTCGAGGTGTGGAACACGGAGGGCCGTGAAGCCGAGAAGCCGTACTTCGGCTGGCTCAGCACCGAGCTCGCGCTCTACTCCGAGAGCACCACCAACCTCAAGACCAACGCCCACACGCGACCGGTGGGCAAGCGCCCTTCCATCGAGCTGGAGCCCAACGAGCACCCGCTCGCCGTCGAACAGCGCACCGGGATCACGCAGGACCGTGTGCGTGAGATCGCCGTGGCGGTGCTGCATCCGGCCTGAGTCACCTCATGTCGTCGTCGGAACACCGGTCGTAGGCGGGTGGGCCCTTCCCCGACGGGTGCCGGGGGATATCCCCCCTTCCGATCCTGGGGTGCATCGGATGGTCTCCGCCCGTCGGGCGGACCTAGCGTTCCGCCATGACTTCGACTTCACGCTCGCGCCTCTCCGTGGTACTGGCCACGGCCACCGCCTGCTGCTCGCCGCCACGGCGGCGAGCGCCGTGGCCCGACCCCCGGGTTCCTCCGCCGCAGACCAGTTACGCCGGGACACCGAGGCGATCCACGCCCTCGGTGTCAGCGGCGTGCAGGCCCGCACGGTCGCACCAGGCGGTCGGCAGTCGGTCGCCACGAGCGGCACGGCCGACCTGCGCACCGGCCGCCCGGTCTCGTCCAACGGGTACTTCCGCATGGCCAGCACGTCCAAGACGATGGTCGCCACCGTGGTCCTCCAACTGGAGGCGGAGGGCAGGCTCTCCCTGGACGACACCGTCGACCGCCGACTGCCAGGAGTGGTGCGGGGGAACGGCAACGACGGCAGCCGGATCACCCTCCGCCAACTGCTCCAGCACACCAGCGGCATCCACGACGACCTGCCCGGATACACCACACCGGAGGAATACCGGCAGCAGCGCCACGACGTCCACAGCCCCGAGCAGCTGGTTGCCCGAGCCATGGCCCACGCGCCGAACTTCCCGCCCGGTGAGGGCTGGGAGTACTCCAACACCGGCTACGTCCTGCTGGACATGATCATCCGGATGGCCACCGGTCAACCAGCCCACCGGGAGATCGAAGACCGCATCCTGCGCCCGCTCGGCCTCGACCAGACCCGGTGGATGGGCACCTCGCCCACCCTGCCCCGTCCGCACGCCCGGGCGTACCAGCTCTTCGGCCCCGGTTCCGTGGTGGACGTCACCGAACAGATACCGGTGGACCACCAGAACCTTTCGTGGGTCACGACCACACCGGACGAGAACGACTTCTTCCGCGCCCTGCTCGGGGGCCGCCTGCTGCCGAAGGGTCAACTGGCCAAGATGAAGCAGACCGTCCCCGTGAGCGCGGAGGTCCAACAGCTGTGGCCCGGCGGCCGATACGGGCTCGGCCTGGTTGAACGCCCCCTGACCTGCGGGGGAACCTACTGGAGCCACGAGGGCGGCGACGGCGGCTACATCACCCACAACGGCGTCACCGACGACGGCAAGCGAAGCGCCGTCGTCTCCATGTCCGAGGCACGCGGCGACACCCCGGAGCACATACTGGCCCAGGAGGGCGCGGCCGGCACCCTGATCGACAACGCGTTGTGCGCCGGGGGCCGCGGCACCTCGTGAGCGAAGGCGTCCCCCGAGTCGGCCATGGCGGCCCCTTGGAGGCGCGTAGCGGTCGGCGGTCCCGTCGGGGCCAGGTGATCCATGGGGTCGGGGTCGAGGGGGGCAGGGCGGGATCACCTGGTGGACGATCCGGCGGGCAGTGGAGGGACCACGACCACTTGGACGGAATGGTGACTTCACGTCCTGGGTCCGTAACGGTCCCACGGGAAGGGGATTCCAGCGATTCCGCCGGGCACAACCGAATGGTCGACCACACGTTTCGAGCCAGGTGAAGGCACACGGGGGCTACCATGCGCACTGCCCGCAAGAGCTGGAAGACCTACGCCCTTGGGGTCCCGGCCATCGCCGCGCTCCTCTCGTCCACGGCCTGCCAGTCCGGCGGCGCGGACGACGGCAAGAGCCCCACCGCCTCCGGCAGCCCGAGTGCGACCGGCGTCCCCACGCCCTCCGGTACGCCGAGCACGGCCGGCACCGCCCAGCCCGGTGGCGGCGGTACGACCGGCCCCTCGCAGAGCCCGGGTGGCGGCTCGGCCGGCCCCGGCGGCGGTGACACCACCATCGCGGCCTGCAATGACAACGACCTCTCGATCGACACGTCGGGGTGGCGACAGGATTCGGGCCAGCACCTCCTCATCACGGCCACCAACTTCACCGACAGGGCCTGCACCCTCTACCACTACCCGTACGTCCGCTTCGGCACCGACATCGGAGCTCCGGTCAGTCCGATGGAGTCCGAGCCGCGGGCCATCGCCACGATCGGGCCGAAGGAGAAGGCGTATGCGGGCCTGTTCGTCTTCCGGGCCGGCCAGAAGACGACGAACGTCACATCGTTCTCCCTCGGCTACCAGGACCGCGCCCCCAACAGCAACACGGATGTGGCACCGCTCGACATCAGGCTGTCGGACGAGGTCGAGTCCCTCACCGTCGGCCCCACGCCCCGGGTCACGTACTGGAACACCGATCTCCGCGCGGTCGAGGACTTCCTGTTCAGGTCGGGCAACAGCTAGGAGCTCCCTCATCGGGGGCCGGGCGCTGCCGCTGGGCCGAGCAACCGGGGGGAAGCACAACGGCGGTGGAGCCGCGGTTCGATT of the Streptomyces sp. NBC_01294 genome contains:
- a CDS encoding DUF2199 domain-containing protein; the protein is MSIDLGFTCSSCGEQHADLPMAYSAMAPDDWDPSFESDPDSMLSSDQCVIKGQHFFVRGMIEIPVIGSQDVFSWGVWVSLSRDNFARALEVWNTEGREAEKPYFGWLSTELALYSESTTNLKTNAHTRPVGKRPSIELEPNEHPLAVEQRTGITQDRVREIAVAVLHPA
- a CDS encoding serine hydrolase domain-containing protein, with the protein product MVSARRADLAFRHDFDFTLAPLRGTGHGHRLLLAATAASAVARPPGSSAADQLRRDTEAIHALGVSGVQARTVAPGGRQSVATSGTADLRTGRPVSSNGYFRMASTSKTMVATVVLQLEAEGRLSLDDTVDRRLPGVVRGNGNDGSRITLRQLLQHTSGIHDDLPGYTTPEEYRQQRHDVHSPEQLVARAMAHAPNFPPGEGWEYSNTGYVLLDMIIRMATGQPAHREIEDRILRPLGLDQTRWMGTSPTLPRPHARAYQLFGPGSVVDVTEQIPVDHQNLSWVTTTPDENDFFRALLGGRLLPKGQLAKMKQTVPVSAEVQQLWPGGRYGLGLVERPLTCGGTYWSHEGGDGGYITHNGVTDDGKRSAVVSMSEARGDTPEHILAQEGAAGTLIDNALCAGGRGTS
- a CDS encoding DUF4232 domain-containing protein — protein: MRTARKSWKTYALGVPAIAALLSSTACQSGGADDGKSPTASGSPSATGVPTPSGTPSTAGTAQPGGGGTTGPSQSPGGGSAGPGGGDTTIAACNDNDLSIDTSGWRQDSGQHLLITATNFTDRACTLYHYPYVRFGTDIGAPVSPMESEPRAIATIGPKEKAYAGLFVFRAGQKTTNVTSFSLGYQDRAPNSNTDVAPLDIRLSDEVESLTVGPTPRVTYWNTDLRAVEDFLFRSGNS